The region AAGAGAAGTAAGAAATGAGCCGGTTATCTGATCAGAAACacatttattttctttaaTAGTTTATCCGAGCAACACAGAAGGAATAGAACGCTATAGAATatgtcgtcgccgttgcctGGTGTTGCTGGCTTGTATGGCCAGCTGTATGTTAATCGGTACGGTGAGTACGGTTAGACGAGATTAGTAAAAGTTTGGCCCCGGTACGGAGAAGAAATGGCGACATCATCGTCAGGAAGATGGCATTCGGGCAATGGGCGGGGGAGCATGTACGTTTCTGTCTTCGGAACGAGCTACAAGTCAAAGCAGGCAACTCAATCCATGCATGCAGATCCATTACACAGTGCAGTGTTTAAAGCAGCAACGCAAAATGATCCCGCTCGATACGCCGTTTGGCACACAGGGGCACCGATCCCATCACGTCCTGCGGTGGCGGCAGTCCACTCTGCGCATTGGCCATCTGGGTGTAAAACAGCTCACGCATCCCGCACTGGTATCCATAGAGAACCGAGTCTTGTGAtctgtgcgagagagagagagagagacgagcaAGAGTTAttctgctggttctgctggttACCATACCAACGGCTTACTTCAGGGTAACTTCCGTCACTAGGTTGCTTTTACGGAAATGCGTATGTAGCGATTCCGTCGTCTGCAATTCCAGCGTACTCCAGGGGCCACTCTTTTTGGCCACATCCCAATCGGCATCGAGTGCGATTAGGCTGTAGCCCTCCGCCTTATCGTACCCATCGACGTTGATGTTCATCGCTAGCTGAATATCGTTCTCAATCCTCAGGAACTTGGAAACACATGACTCGAACTGAAAAAAGAGAATCAGATAGAACCACGGTGTGTCGATTCTATTGCCCATCATCTACTTACGAGAGTTTGAACGAGCCGTTGATTTTTGCAATTCTTCTCCTGCATGACTAGTACCAGCGTCATGTTCTGCTGGACGCAAACGAACAGTTCCACCTTCACCAACGccttatcgtcatcgtcccgTGCGGTACCGTTAAGggcggccagctgctgctgctgctgctgctgtatgtcTTGCGATTTTCGACGCTGCGGTATGTACTCCTGCGGTGAAATGGCCATGTTGTAGCTACAGCCTGGTGTCGTGTCCCAGCTGGAGACACCACTTGACTCGGGGTCATTCGCGGCCAGCACGGTCAGCTTCGTCATGAGTGGTGTCAGTTCCAGGGTGCTCTTGCGTCGCGTAAACAGTTCCGTGCTTCCACCGACACCTGTCGTACGGTGCGGATGGTGCGACTGATGGTCATCGTTGAGATTGAACGATTTAATCGGCAGACTAAGTCCACGTCGATCCAGTGGTGTGATCGGCGGTTGTGGTACCGTATCGTCCGCTGGTTTGGATACGAAAGATTCAGCAGCAGAGGCCTCGCTCTTACTCGCTACCGGTTTGACTTCTTCTGGAATGGTTTTGCTTTCCCTGTCCTTTTGTTCCTCCTCTTGTTCCACCAACTCAGCCAGATGCTCATTACGGAGCCGTTCAAAGTCCTGGAACAGGCTGTAAGACATTGCACGCTTTCGCTGGTCAACGATCGGGTACAGAGGATCGGCGACGGTTTTCAGGGCGCTATAGTTTTTACTAATCAACCGGTTAATCAACGacattctcttttttctctgtcCATCTCCCTCGTCATCCTCCGATACGGTACTATCGTCTTGCTCATCCAAGTCGCGCTCGTTCAGTGTCGACAGAGAGATGGCATGGCACTTTTTGGTGCTCAACAGCAACGGATGGCTGAAAACGGCGTCGTATTTCATCGGGACTCCTGAATTGATCTGTTTGAACATGCTACTCCCAGTCTCgacttccttttctttggtGATTTTGGCCTCTTCGTTCGCCGTGGACGGCGCATCGGGATTGGTGTTCTCCTCGGCCAGTGCCAAGGTCGGTTTATCTTGCGTCACGCATATCGACATTATGTTACGGTTTGGCACAATCTTGTTCTCAGTCAGCGGCGTTGAGACAACGCTGGTTTTGCCGATAAAATTCGGGAAACTGTCCGACTCGTCAAAGTTGATCGAGTTCACCCCGGAATCGATTATATCGCGCGAGGTAAGATTCTTAAACTTTAGCGGTAAGAATGTTGGCCGTGAAACGTTGAAGGGCtttcgtggtgctgctccggcggcctcgccgccaccaccaccatctgcggGCACGCTCTCTTCTTCCGGAATGTGTGAAAATATGATTGATTTATCCGACTTCAACCCACCGAGCGACCCACCAAGCTCTTTCGAGGGTATCAGCTTCTTTTTGATGGCAAACGGTGGCACAGGAGGCCCGGAACCGCCGTTGGTGCCAACGCCCGCGGAACCGTTGTTGAAATAgatgggaatgttttttgtCGCCTCTACGAGTTGCGTGTAATCACGCTTGGGAATGTACGCACTGATTAGACTGACGCCGTTCGGTACGTGGAATGTGACGTTAATCGTTTCCGCTATCTTCACGCGATAAGGATCCGAATAGACGAGTAGCTTCGTCAAGTTGGTTGGCAGCTGCGAAACCAAAACTCTGCggaaagaaagaatggaaaagcagGCCTGGTTAACAACGGAGGCACTcgagctgccactgccagtgaGAAAGCCTACTTATTGTGGAAGAATATGGAACCACCGAGTACGCCtttgttttgaagaaaactcTGCAGTACTTGATTGGACTCCAAGTAGATATTGCTGGCGCACTGTAGGGCGAGGGGAGGTAAAGAGAACGTTAATTCAACTGAAGGTCAAGAAATTACGAATCAGAGTTACCTTTGGCAATCGGAGTGAGGgcatattttgaaaaatgttgccaTTGAACTGGAGCATCGGTAGGCAAGATTCCATCACACAGAATACTTTCTCATTGAACCCAttcttttgctccttctcGACAAACACGTTGTACAGGGTGCTGAAATTGCCGTGAAATAGTTCAATCAGCGTCGACAGCAGGTTTGCCCGATACTCGAGAATGGAATCCGGAACGTTGCGATCCGAACCAACGGCCTACAAGAAGGAGAATCGTTAAAACGACAAACCGATCCTCCAGTGCATAGCCCATTGATACGAACCAGCATAAAGCGACCGTGCGGTCGTAGGGCAAACTTTCCATTTTGCAGTGCAATGAAGCGCACCTTGGCTAAGGTTTCACCCAGAAAGTAAGTCGATCCCTGCAAACGAGTTTAAGGAAGGAAACTCAATTCTCTGCACTGGCGGCGCCAACGGGCAAACGGCCTACCATGAGCTGACCGCAAAGCGATTTCTTCTGCAGCTCGGACACCCACATCGGGTGGAAGTAAATAATCGATCCGGTCGGGTCATCGTTCTCCACCTTCTTCGTGAGGTCGTAAACAAAGATAATCATCGTTTCTCTGAAATTACAGATCCAGCCAGCATTTCGATCAACAAACAAGCACTATCGGTACGCCCATAATATACTTACTTCGACATCGTGAAAACTCTTTTCTGGCCCAATTCatttgcaaaagaaaactcGAAAACTCGCCACCGCACCCCCACCGAGAAAATTTCGGgaattttttgtttgcgttttttttgcgtccttGTAACCGTCAAACCCTGCCAAGATGTCGATGTGAAGGGAGGGATGTCCTTTATTTGTAAAATCGGAGGTTTTTATCGAAATTTTcgaaatttttacacaattccTGTCCTTTTTCCGTAAacttatttaattttctctatttccctttttttagggAGATTACCAGCGAAAACATTGAACATAGCAACCTTGGCCCTGGTTTGACAGGACGCGTcgttggaaattgaaatttgcaaGCCCGCCTGGACGGTGTTGTGGTCGCGGCCCTCGTTAACTTATCCGCAGTTTGTTCcgcaaaaaaatggagaaagtgGCTCAGAAACCGTTCGAAAATGTTTCCTTCAGCGTTACCGAGGTGCTGTCCCGCATCCGGAAGCACCAGAATGAGGTGCGCGATCTCATGCGGGACAAGTATGTGGAGTTTTTGTCCAACGCCAACAACtaccggatgctgctggataGTGCGAAGCTGCTGGAGGTAGAAATCAAGGAACTTGTCAACAGCACAAGCCAGCTGACCGTCGACAAATCCAGTGCCGCCTGGAACGATCTGTGCCAGTACCAGCGGGATCTGGAGGAGGGCGTGCGGGGCTAcaaaatcgccaaaaagctCCTGTCGATCCACGATCTGTTCGAAACGCTCAGCCTGACGGGTAATGCGTACGAGAAGCGGGCACACATTCTCGCCAagatcaagctgctgctggacgatgtCGAGGATCCGGTGCTGCCGGAGCTGCACTGCTTCCAGAGCTTGCTCCTGCGCTACGAAATCGAGTATAGCGAGCTGATTAACGACCTCAACGCGAACTTTAACAAACTGGTGACGTTGCAGCAGCGCACCTTCCAGAACACCAAATCCGTGACGATAAAGATCTGCAAGGACGAGGTGCAACTgtgccaggtggtggtggctctgtTGAAAACCCAGCACGACTTCCGCTCCCTTTGCCGGTTCCTGTTGGACGAAGTGTTTGCTCCCGTGATTGTGAAACCGGTGTCGCTGATCTGTGACGAGAAGAGTGACGACGAGCACGCCCAGATACAGCTGTCCTACCAGCTAACGGTCGCGGAAGAGCTGCGCCCCGGCTACAAGACGGTGCTGTCGAACTTGATGCAGATTTTCTACAACCTAAGCAACATGAACGCCGTGCTGTCGGAGGACGAGTGCCTGTTTAAGGTGCTGGCCCggcagatgaagaagaaactgTGTGAGATGCTGATTGAGCAGTGCCTCGAACGGGACATCCCCGGTACAATCGAAGGAATGAAAGAGTCACCGATGGTAAAGGATGTGTCCGATTTCAACGGGTTTCTCACGAcgttcaattttattgatgGTGAAAACGACTCCCAGCTTGAGGAGTATGCCAGTTCGATTGAATCCATCCACCATAAGAAGCTTTGCGACAACGTGCTTGACTCGGCAGTGGAAATCATGAAGCGTGAAAGCCATGATATGGTCGTGATCGAACAGCACGAGTACCAGTTcgctagcagcaccagcaccgtgacCGGCCAGTCCTCGAGCTGCATGGTGACGCGAACTGCGGTCGAGCTGAAGAAATTCCTCGACAAGGTACTGACCGAGGTGCAGACGCAGCACGGGGAGGCTGCCGAACGGTTAGTGAAAACCATTGCCACCATCCTGGAGCGCTATACGGTCGATGTGCCGATGGCCAACGAGAAGCTGCTCTTCAAGATCCCTCAACAGTCGGCCCTGTTTCGCAACGATTGCTCCTACCTGAACTACTGGTTGCAGAAAAACGACGACAAGCTGAAGGATCACTGCTCTTTTGCATGCATTTCCGAGTCACTGAAGACGTGCGGAGAGGACATCTTTCAGCATCAACTCAGTAGCCAACGTACCCAGATGTTGCAAGCGCTGAACGGATTCGGTGAGTCGAAAAGTAATTCGTCGCACATTGTTATTTAGTACTCATTTGCTCTCGGATGGCCTTTACTCTTCCACAGAACTCACGAACAGCCTGGTTGAGCTGGGATCAGAGCACCAGCGTGCCATCCGGCAATGTATCCGCCAGTTTGAGTTGCTAAAGAACGTCTGGCAAACGGTACTGCCCGATGGTGTGTACAAGCAAAACATTTCCGGCCTGGTGGATGTGTTTTTGCGCGAAGTCATCAAGCGGGTGCAAAGCCTGGAAGACATAACGACCGCTATCGGGAAtgggttggtgctgctgattgacACCATGAAGGAGACGCTACCGAAGCTATTTAAGGTAAGGTTTAATGTGCTTTTTTTCTGATAAAGGTCATGTTTATTGCATCGATAATACGTATACGTATCCTAATTATGAATATTTTGTTTGTCTCATACTCAGGAACCCAGCGAGGTACATCAGTTGGTGAAACAGTGGACCAAGCTGATGCAGCTACGACAGATACTGTGCGGTTCGCTGGTGGAAATCACCGAACAGTGGGCCGAAGGAAAGGGCCCGCTAACGATGTGCTTCAGCGCGGAAGAAGTGAAGCACTTGGTCCGTGCCCTGTTCCAAAACACGAAGCAACGCCAGGCCTGCATCGCCTCGATCGTGTAGTAGTGTAGAGCTTAGAAACTAAAGCTATTAAGCAGATGATGTGGAAAGCAAAAATGcggcctctctttctctgggaCGATCGTGGTTCAAATAATATACTTGGCTCAAATGCTCGATTTTAAGTAAAATGAGATCCGACTCCCTTGCATCCGTCCATCTAGCCTCACTACTGGCTacctctactgctgctgctgctgctgttgtacgATTGCCGGATTGCACGACTTATCGTTGATGATACCGTTCTCTACCAGGAAGCTCTCCACGTCGCTGTAATCGAACTCATCGCTCAGATCGTCCACCAGCTTCACAAAGTTACCGATCATTTGGCCTCCCTTGTAGATGAGCAGGGCGGGCACACCGGAAACCTTGAACATGTTGCTCAACCCGGCATCGGTGCAGATGAACTTGCAGAACTTCACGTTCAGGTACTCCTTCGCCAGCTGCTTCAGCGCGTCGTTCATCTTCGTGCACGGACCGTATTTTTCGCGATAGATGTGTACTACGACGGTCGTGTTCTTGTTTTCCTTGTCGATCGCTTGCAGAAAGTCATCACCAGTCTTCAAATCGATCAGTTCACCGTACCGGCCCTTCCGCTCCATCAGTGCCAGCATCTCGGCCATCCGCTTCCGCTGGTACTCGAGCAGAAAGCCCTCTTCCATCAGCTCCTCAAACTCGGCATCCAGCTCGCTCATCGCGGCCGccttctcgtcctcctccttcgtctGGGCCGTGATGCTCAGCTTCTTCAGTAGCCCCAACTTTTCCGCCTCATCCTGCTCACGCCGTTCCGCCTCCAGTTGCTTGAACCGCTGCCAATCCTGTATCACTCCCTTCGGTCCCGTATTACCGGCCGTCCCCGACCAGTGCGTTTTGTGTTGGAGTGATTCCTCTTCCCGGACgggtttgattttgttcatCCGATGCGACGATGCCTTACCACGACGATCATCTGCGGATCGTTGCTCACTCGAATCCCCTTCCTCGCCTCCTCCATCGCCGGTCGCTTCCTCTTGATCCTcatcctcgctgctgctgcaataatTGTGCACTTTCTCGCCCAGCAACTTATCGTCCAGCGTGGCCATACTGCTCGTTAGctagtgggtgggtgggtgtgtctAATGAACGGTTGGAAACGATCGCCCGTTGCTGCTAAATCCAATTATGAGAGGCACAATCAATTAACGCGCTGGAGCGCGTCGCTGTAGCTGTTGTGGGGAGGGCGCAGGTGGTGGCTTTAGTGGCGCAAATCGTGCCTGAATCCTATTGCTTCCGCTGGCCGTATGGATTTAAACCACTTGATGAATGTTTCTGCGGGTTTCACAAATTAAACAGACTGATAAAGGAGAACTATCTTCGCGTGTTTTAAGTGGCAGTATTTAGTGCGAACGGctattaaacaaacaaacatgaaaGCTTCTTCTTTTAGCCAAGGTGACTATACCGGGAGGTGCACGCGCGTCCTTTTAAAATAAGATCCAAATCAACAAGTGCCTCCGGTGAAAGggatttttacattttttgctTAAAAAGATAGGCCGGCAAATCGTAATGCACTCCCGCAAAGAAATCAACGTTAAAGGTACGTATTTTGCACCATCTTTGAGCGCTGTATCCTCGAAGAACACGCGTAGAAGTTCAAAAACACGCGAACCTTGTGGATCTAAAAATAGTTGTTGGCAACGCAAGAAGTAACGTGATCTCGCAGTGCTCCAATCGAATCGTATCGAGCTCCAAAAAActaaaatttcattaaaaccaGCATGGAAAAGCTGCAACAAAATCGAACAAGACAATTTCGCTTATATTGCCCATCTGGAGGTGAGTGGTTGTGAAGAATTACTGCCATTAACACCAACGTGTTGCATAATTCTTGATagaagattgtttttttttcttctgcagaATAACTACCCTCGGGATGAGGCGTCCTCTCATCCGGGATGGTAACTTAAGAAGCGCTAAACCCGCGACCGCATCTACCGGCGAGAAACCGGTTTCGTTAGCAGCACGCAGAAGTTCTACCTGAGCTCAGCAAGCGATGTGGGCTGTGGGTTGCTTGGTTTCCTGCCTGCCAGGTGAATTCGATCTTTTTATTAGCCCCGAGAACCCAggcattttttaaatttatttcatatATTTTATTACATACACTTTATTTGAGTACATGGATGAGGTGTACTGTGAAACGACGTGTACTTGCGATGCACGCAATATTTGAAGCAATCCATATTTCTCTTTGAACCTCGTCGTAATAACGTTTCTTTCACGCGCCTCAATCAACCTACTACGATTCGCGCGACGGGCCAAACACAGGAGCTGCAAAATCAGGTCGACTTTCTACGCTcagcgcatccatccggtatGCTCACGCTTGATCCCGCCCAGCAGGACAGCATCGAGACGAAACTGCACTTTCCGGTGGAGGACTGCAAAAGCCCGGAGCAGGTGCGTGT is a window of Anopheles aquasalis chromosome 2, idAnoAquaMG_Q_19, whole genome shotgun sequence DNA encoding:
- the LOC126572447 gene encoding uncharacterized protein LOC126572447, with the protein product MSKETMIIFVYDLTKKVENDDPTGSIIYFHPMWVSELQKKSLCGQLMGSTYFLGETLAKVRFIALQNGKFALRPHGRFMLAVGSDRNVPDSILEYRANLLSTLIELFHGNFSTLYNVFVEKEQKNGFNEKVFCVMESCLPMLQFNGNIFQNMPSLRLPKCASNIYLESNQVLQSFLQNKGVLGGSIFFHNKVLVSQLPTNLTKLLVYSDPYRVKIAETINVTFHVPNGVSLISAYIPKRDYTQLVEATKNIPIYFNNGSAGVGTNGGSGPPVPPFAIKKKLIPSKELGGSLGGLKSDKSIIFSHIPEEESVPADGGGGGEAAGAAPRKPFNVSRPTFLPLKFKNLTSRDIIDSGVNSINFDESDSFPNFIGKTSVVSTPLTENKIVPNRNIMSICVTQDKPTLALAEENTNPDAPSTANEEAKITKEKEVETGSSMFKQINSGVPMKYDAVFSHPLLLSTKKCHAISLSTLNERDLDEQDDSTVSEDDEGDGQRKKRMSLINRLISKNYSALKTVADPLYPIVDQRKRAMSYSLFQDFERLRNEHLAELVEQEEEQKDRESKTIPEEVKPVASKSEASAAESFVSKPADDTVPQPPITPLDRRGLSLPIKSFNLNDDHQSHHPHRTTGVGGSTELFTRRKSTLELTPLMTKLTVLAANDPESSGVSSWDTTPGCSYNMAISPQEYIPQRRKSQDIQQQQQQQLAALNGTARDDDDKALVKVELFVCVQQNMTLVLVMQEKNCKNQRLVQTLFESCVSKFLRIENDIQLAMNINVDGYDKAEGYSLIALDADWDVAKKSGPWSTLELQTTESLHTHFRKSNLVTEVTLKSQDSVLYGYQCGMRELFYTQMANAQSGLPPPQDVMGSVPLCAKRRIERDHFALLL
- the LOC126572448 gene encoding centromere/kinetochore protein zw10; its protein translation is MEKVAQKPFENVSFSVTEVLSRIRKHQNEVRDLMRDKYVEFLSNANNYRMLLDSAKLLEVEIKELVNSTSQLTVDKSSAAWNDLCQYQRDLEEGVRGYKIAKKLLSIHDLFETLSLTGNAYEKRAHILAKIKLLLDDVEDPVLPELHCFQSLLLRYEIEYSELINDLNANFNKLVTLQQRTFQNTKSVTIKICKDEVQLCQVVVALLKTQHDFRSLCRFLLDEVFAPVIVKPVSLICDEKSDDEHAQIQLSYQLTVAEELRPGYKTVLSNLMQIFYNLSNMNAVLSEDECLFKVLARQMKKKLCEMLIEQCLERDIPGTIEGMKESPMVKDVSDFNGFLTTFNFIDGENDSQLEEYASSIESIHHKKLCDNVLDSAVEIMKRESHDMVVIEQHEYQFASSTSTVTGQSSSCMVTRTAVELKKFLDKVLTEVQTQHGEAAERLVKTIATILERYTVDVPMANEKLLFKIPQQSALFRNDCSYLNYWLQKNDDKLKDHCSFACISESLKTCGEDIFQHQLSSQRTQMLQALNGFELTNSLVELGSEHQRAIRQCIRQFELLKNVWQTVLPDGVYKQNISGLVDVFLREVIKRVQSLEDITTAIGNGLVLLIDTMKETLPKLFKEPSEVHQLVKQWTKLMQLRQILCGSLVEITEQWAEGKGPLTMCFSAEEVKHLVRALFQNTKQRQACIASIV
- the LOC126572449 gene encoding phosducin-like protein translates to MATLDDKLLGEKVHNYCSSSEDEDQEEATGDGGGEEGDSSEQRSADDRRGKASSHRMNKIKPVREEESLQHKTHWSGTAGNTGPKGVIQDWQRFKQLEAERREQDEAEKLGLLKKLSITAQTKEEDEKAAAMSELDAEFEELMEEGFLLEYQRKRMAEMLALMERKGRYGELIDLKTGDDFLQAIDKENKNTTVVVHIYREKYGPCTKMNDALKQLAKEYLNVKFCKFICTDAGLSNMFKVSGVPALLIYKGGQMIGNFVKLVDDLSDEFDYSDVESFLVENGIINDKSCNPAIVQQQQQQQ